In Helicobacter sp. 12S02232-10, the following proteins share a genomic window:
- a CDS encoding TIGR01212 family radical SAM protein (This family includes YhcC from E. coli K-12, an uncharacterized radical SAM protein.): MKKILTIGRYFKSKFGQRVRKIPISLQGFTCPNIDGSVAKGGCIYCRNESFSPSIVKISNLNTSPVEMNFKITQNPLLEDQVAQLKEQFKWHSNFHKDKFAVRKYMVYFQSYTNTYAPFETLKRLYQEALALPNVVGMSIGTRVDCVEDRVLDLLGDYVKKGKEIWLEYGIQSVYDETLKATNRGHSTQGMQELFEKTRQRGIKVCAHLIYGLPKETPEMMLHSLQTVLKWGIDGLKIHPLYVVSGTYLEKLYHSKNYTPIELTDYADLIVKSLQMIPSDVVIQRVSAGAHDETLLAPKWCFDKNIQMRYLREKLKAAGIEY; encoded by the coding sequence TTGAAAAAAATACTTACGATCGGAAGATATTTTAAATCAAAATTTGGTCAAAGGGTTAGAAAAATCCCTATTTCACTTCAAGGATTTACTTGCCCAAATATTGATGGAAGCGTCGCAAAAGGTGGGTGCATCTATTGCAGAAATGAGAGTTTCTCCCCTAGTATCGTTAAAATTTCAAACTTAAATACCTCGCCTGTAGAAATGAATTTCAAAATCACACAAAATCCTCTTTTGGAAGATCAAGTCGCCCAACTTAAAGAACAATTCAAATGGCATTCAAATTTTCACAAAGACAAATTTGCAGTCAGGAAGTATATGGTTTATTTCCAATCCTATACAAATACTTACGCCCCGTTTGAAACACTTAAGCGCCTGTATCAGGAAGCCTTAGCCCTTCCTAATGTAGTAGGTATGAGCATTGGAACACGGGTGGATTGCGTTGAGGATCGGGTGCTTGATTTGCTTGGAGATTATGTCAAAAAAGGCAAAGAAATATGGCTGGAATACGGGATACAATCTGTATATGATGAAACACTAAAAGCAACCAATAGGGGACACTCAACACAAGGTATGCAAGAGTTGTTTGAAAAAACTAGGCAAAGAGGCATTAAAGTCTGCGCACACTTAATCTATGGACTTCCCAAAGAAACTCCTGAAATGATGCTTCATTCTCTACAAACGGTTTTAAAATGGGGAATAGACGGGTTAAAAATACATCCCCTTTATGTTGTATCAGGAACCTATTTAGAAAAACTCTACCATTCTAAAAACTATACACCCATAGAGCTTACCGATTATGCCGATTTGATTGTAAAATCTCTGCAAATGATTCCTTCTGATGTAGTTATTCAAAGAGTAAGCGCAGGGGCTCACGATGAAACATTGCTTGCCCCAAAATGGTGTTTTGATAAAAATATTCAAATGCGTTATCTGCGAGAAAAACTCAAAGC
- the purF gene encoding amidophosphoribosyltransferase → MKDWNEKCAVVGIYNAYNASILSYYSLFSMQHRGQEASGISSSNGEKISTYKNSGLVTKVFDENTLKKLQGNSSIGHNRYSTAGEDSIDDCQPIFAKYSLGELAIVHNGNLTNAKKVRKNLIEDGAIFQSHLDTENLIHLIAKSHKHQLVDRITDAINQIEGAYALIFLSRTKMFAVRDKYGLRPLSLGKITNPDGSVGYIVASETCAFDLIGAEYVRDVEPGEMLVFEGAYSKHITMPKSIKIFAANPKPCIFEYVYFARPDSKVFGRNVYEIRKKMGIELAKEHKIKADMVIPVPDSGVAAAIGYSRESGIPFELGIIRNHYVGRTFIEPTQSARELKVKLKLNPIAEIIEGKEIIIIDDSIVRGTTSKQIIKILRQAGAKKIHLFISSPPTISPCYYGVDTPDKSQLICANHSIEEVRDFIGADSLAFLSLQGLKNSIQNAGEEKFCQACFDENYIEDLQE, encoded by the coding sequence ATGAAAGATTGGAATGAAAAATGTGCAGTTGTAGGTATCTATAACGCATACAACGCCTCAATACTCAGCTACTACTCACTCTTTTCAATGCAGCACAGAGGGCAGGAAGCCAGCGGTATCAGTTCTTCTAATGGGGAAAAGATTTCCACTTACAAAAATAGCGGTTTAGTGACCAAAGTCTTTGATGAAAATACATTAAAAAAACTGCAAGGGAATTCAAGCATTGGTCACAATCGCTATTCCACAGCAGGAGAAGATTCGATTGATGATTGTCAGCCAATTTTTGCAAAATATAGCCTTGGCGAATTAGCCATCGTTCATAATGGAAATCTAACCAATGCAAAAAAAGTCAGAAAAAACCTCATTGAAGATGGAGCTATATTCCAAAGCCATTTGGACACAGAAAATCTAATCCATCTCATCGCTAAAAGCCATAAACACCAATTAGTCGATAGAATTACTGATGCTATCAACCAAATAGAAGGTGCTTATGCCCTTATTTTTCTATCTAGAACAAAAATGTTTGCAGTCCGAGATAAATACGGACTGCGACCCTTGAGTTTAGGTAAAATTACCAATCCCGATGGTAGTGTAGGCTATATCGTCGCAAGCGAAACTTGTGCATTTGATCTGATCGGGGCTGAATATGTTCGAGATGTAGAGCCTGGTGAAATGCTTGTTTTTGAAGGCGCTTATTCGAAACATATCACAATGCCAAAATCTATAAAAATCTTTGCTGCCAATCCTAAGCCTTGCATCTTTGAATACGTCTATTTTGCACGCCCTGATAGTAAAGTTTTTGGAAGAAATGTCTATGAAATCCGCAAAAAAATGGGTATAGAGCTTGCCAAAGAACATAAAATCAAAGCCGATATGGTTATTCCTGTTCCTGATAGCGGAGTGGCCGCTGCCATAGGGTATTCAAGAGAAAGTGGCATTCCTTTTGAGTTAGGCATTATTCGAAACCATTATGTGGGGCGAACTTTCATTGAACCCACTCAATCCGCTAGAGAACTAAAAGTAAAATTAAAATTAAATCCTATAGCTGAAATCATTGAAGGAAAAGAAATCATTATTATTGATGATTCGATTGTACGCGGCACTACAAGCAAGCAAATCATCAAAATCCTAAGACAAGCTGGGGCCAAAAAAATCCATCTCTTTATTAGCTCTCCTCCAACCATATCTCCTTGCTATTACGGCGTGGATACACCAGATAAATCCCAACTCATCTGTGCCAATCATTCCATTGAAGAAGTTAGAGATTTTATCGGTGCAGACTCATTGGCTTTTTTATCTTTGCAAGGACTTAAAAATAGCATCCAAAACGCTGGTGAAGAAAAATTTTGTCAAGCGTGCTTTGATGAGAATTATATTGAAGATTTACAGGAATAA
- a CDS encoding ArsS family sensor histidine kinase codes for MKTSIFFKIAILFLFALFSFFAFSFYFIKSQIEYEDNQSEIKYRQFTATINQILAHNGNIELIEKYLKDLGFKTTSEAKIKEVLLNYKKFPAGFNGLLAKTIKQNNEIFILLETQDKVTLYKDTFKTSYQNYYLITFAGILLLTFLFALVIKSLLPLKRLRQQIRYFSNGKLNINCKINQQDEIGELANEFNNAIKKIAALNESRTLFLRSIMHELKTPITKGRITAEMVENPLQKERLSSAFERLNTLINQFAKIEQLSSQSYKLNKREFLVDELIECTKKMLLIDKMSTDPITLLSPNDLIKADFDLFAIAVKNLLDNAIKYGSDGKVLINTDKYSLIISNKGNPLKMDFKEYFRPYFKDSTKVNSEGFGLGMYIIKNTLDAQNFNITYEHQDDTNYFIIHGCIVENFCVVPEKSK; via the coding sequence ATGAAAACTTCTATATTTTTTAAGATTGCCATCTTATTTTTATTTGCTCTATTTAGTTTTTTCGCTTTCTCTTTTTATTTTATCAAATCTCAAATTGAATACGAAGATAACCAGTCTGAAATCAAATACAGACAATTTACTGCTACCATCAACCAAATTCTAGCCCACAACGGCAATATTGAACTCATAGAAAAATATCTCAAAGATCTCGGATTTAAAACAACTTCTGAAGCCAAAATTAAAGAAGTTTTGCTTAATTACAAAAAATTTCCTGCTGGCTTTAATGGCTTGTTAGCTAAAACCATCAAGCAAAATAATGAAATTTTTATTCTCTTAGAAACTCAAGATAAAGTCACGCTTTATAAAGACACGTTTAAAACCTCCTACCAAAACTATTATCTCATCACGTTTGCAGGGATACTCCTGCTTACGTTTTTATTTGCATTGGTGATAAAAAGTCTTTTGCCTCTCAAAAGACTCAGGCAACAAATTCGATATTTTTCTAACGGTAAACTCAATATCAATTGCAAAATCAATCAACAAGACGAAATTGGAGAACTTGCAAATGAATTTAACAATGCCATCAAAAAAATTGCCGCCCTCAATGAATCTAGAACACTTTTCCTCCGCTCTATTATGCACGAACTCAAAACCCCAATTACAAAAGGCAGGATCACTGCAGAAATGGTTGAAAACCCTTTGCAAAAAGAAAGACTCTCATCTGCTTTTGAACGATTGAATACCTTGATCAACCAATTTGCAAAAATTGAACAACTCTCCTCTCAAAGCTATAAACTTAATAAAAGAGAATTTTTAGTCGATGAGTTGATTGAATGCACTAAAAAAATGCTCTTGATTGACAAAATGAGTACTGACCCAATTACACTTTTAAGCCCAAATGATTTAATCAAGGCTGATTTCGATCTTTTTGCAATAGCTGTCAAAAATCTCTTGGATAATGCCATTAAATACGGTTCAGATGGAAAAGTACTTATCAATACCGACAAATACAGTCTTATCATTTCCAATAAAGGGAATCCCTTAAAAATGGACTTCAAAGAATATTTCAGACCTTATTTTAAAGACTCTACAAAAGTAAATTCTGAAGGATTCGGGTTGGGTATGTATATCATCAAAAACACATTGGATGCCCAAAACTTCAATATCACATACGAACATCAAGATGATACTAACTATTTTATTATCCACGGATGTATCGTCGAAAATTTCTGCGTTGTGCCTGAAAAGAGCAAATAA